A DNA window from Iodobacter ciconiae contains the following coding sequences:
- a CDS encoding TRAP transporter substrate-binding protein: MRTLLAAILALTVTSSFAAEAPIVIKFSHVVAVDTPKGKAAEYFKKITEERTKGRVKVEVYPNSQLYKDKEEMEALQLGAVQMLAPSLAKFGPLGVKEFEIFDLPYIFDSYAEVEKVMKGPIGAKLFTKLESKGIKALGFWENGFKNFSSNKPIRTPDDLRGMKVRIQSSKVLDEEMRAVGALPQVMAFSEVYQALQTGVVDGTELEPSNLYTSKAFEVQKHLALTNHGFLGYAVIVNKTFWEGLPADIRATLTTAMNESSVYANQIAKQETDKALTAIKASGKTTIYTPTAAERAAFRKALIPVHQKMASRFGQDLLSEIYKETAFKPVE; this comes from the coding sequence ATGCGCACTTTACTAGCAGCCATTCTGGCACTTACTGTCACTTCTTCCTTCGCGGCCGAAGCGCCGATCGTGATCAAGTTCAGCCACGTTGTTGCCGTCGATACCCCCAAGGGCAAAGCTGCTGAGTACTTTAAAAAAATCACCGAAGAGCGCACCAAGGGCCGGGTTAAGGTAGAAGTTTATCCAAACAGCCAGCTTTACAAAGACAAAGAAGAAATGGAAGCGCTGCAATTGGGCGCAGTACAAATGCTGGCCCCTAGTCTTGCCAAATTTGGCCCTCTGGGAGTGAAAGAATTCGAGATCTTCGATCTGCCCTATATTTTCGATAGCTATGCCGAAGTAGAAAAAGTAATGAAAGGCCCGATTGGTGCCAAGCTATTTACCAAGCTGGAAAGCAAAGGCATTAAGGCGCTGGGCTTCTGGGAAAACGGCTTTAAAAACTTCTCCAGCAACAAACCCATCCGCACCCCGGACGATCTGCGCGGCATGAAAGTACGGATTCAATCTTCGAAAGTACTGGACGAAGAAATGCGTGCCGTGGGTGCCCTGCCACAGGTTATGGCCTTTTCCGAGGTTTACCAGGCCCTGCAAACCGGCGTAGTAGACGGCACCGAGCTGGAACCATCCAATCTCTACACCAGCAAAGCCTTTGAAGTGCAAAAACACCTGGCACTGACCAACCACGGCTTCCTTGGCTATGCAGTGATCGTCAACAAAACCTTCTGGGAAGGCCTGCCTGCCGATATTCGTGCCACGCTGACCACCGCCATGAATGAATCATCGGTCTACGCCAACCAGATCGCCAAGCAAGAAACCGATAAAGCATTAACAGCCATCAAGGCCAGTGGCAAAACCACCATCTACACCCCAACTGCCGCCGAGCGCGCTGCTTTTCGCAAAGCCCTCATCCCCGTCCACCAAAAAATGGCCTCCCGCTTCGGACAAGATTTGCTGAGCGAGATTTACAAAGAAACCGCTTTTAAACCGGTTGAGTAA